Proteins encoded together in one Rhizobium bangladeshense window:
- a CDS encoding ketopantoate reductase family protein has protein sequence MSIKTICIYGAGALGGAIAAKLASREDSDIDVSVVARGAHLDAIRRDGLSLREADAETPLTVRVTATEDPKTLPAQDLVITGLKGHQLPLAAEGIAALLKQGTRVVMILNGIPWWYFHRDTRSGHAELQFDELDPGGGLWRLIGPERVIGCVAYQGAEVVSPGEIRLSHKGRLVLGEPSGEMSADLAAVAAVLTGADLSISTTPDIRSEIWSKLMGNAAFNPISALTRALMTDILADPALMDMVSKVMKEVRAVGDAVGAQFAMSVEQRLEQSRHIGGVRTSMLQDLLGGKALEIAPLVGMLVALGRLTAVPTPVSETILALVTQLDRENRRGN, from the coding sequence ATGTCCATCAAGACCATCTGTATTTATGGTGCCGGAGCCCTTGGCGGCGCCATCGCCGCCAAGCTCGCAAGCAGGGAAGATAGCGACATCGATGTCTCCGTCGTCGCACGCGGGGCGCATCTCGATGCGATTCGCCGCGACGGCCTCAGCCTGCGGGAGGCCGATGCGGAAACCCCACTCACGGTGCGCGTGACCGCAACCGAAGATCCGAAAACATTGCCGGCGCAGGACCTCGTCATCACTGGCCTCAAGGGGCATCAGTTGCCGCTCGCCGCCGAGGGGATCGCCGCCCTGCTCAAGCAGGGCACCCGCGTCGTCATGATCCTGAACGGCATTCCGTGGTGGTATTTCCATCGTGATACAAGGAGCGGACATGCGGAGCTGCAATTCGACGAGCTCGATCCCGGCGGCGGGCTCTGGCGGCTGATCGGACCGGAACGCGTGATCGGCTGCGTCGCCTATCAAGGCGCGGAAGTTGTCAGCCCGGGTGAGATCCGGCTTTCCCACAAAGGTCGCTTGGTGCTTGGCGAGCCCTCCGGCGAAATGTCTGCCGATCTCGCGGCCGTGGCGGCGGTGCTGACCGGCGCCGATCTCAGTATCTCGACCACGCCGGACATCCGTAGTGAAATCTGGAGCAAGTTGATGGGCAACGCCGCCTTCAACCCGATCAGCGCTCTCACACGGGCGCTGATGACAGATATCCTGGCGGACCCGGCGCTCATGGACATGGTCAGCAAGGTTATGAAGGAAGTGCGCGCTGTCGGCGATGCGGTCGGCGCGCAGTTCGCCATGTCGGTCGAGCAGCGGCTGGAGCAATCGCGCCACATCGGCGGCGTTCGAACCTCGATGCTGCAGGATTTGCTCGGCGGCAAGGCGCTGGAAATTGCGCCGCTTGTGGGTATGCTGGTTGCGCTCGGACGCCTGACTGCCGTCCCGACTCCGGTATCGGAGACGATCCTGGCGCTGGTGACGCAGCTGGATCGGGAAAACCGGCGCGGCAACTGA
- a CDS encoding oxidoreductase, which produces MKVWFITGASRGFGALMTKEALAAGDAVIATARNPKTIIEQFGDHPNLLAVALDVTDEAQAKEAAAAGVARFGRIDVLANNAGYGLLGAVEEATAEEIEKIYATNVFGLLKVTRAVLPYMRRQRSGHILNFSSIGGYFGYPGWGVYSSTKFAVEGLSESMAAELEPFGIKVTIVEPGFFRTDFLADTSLAISPASIADYEGTPAGEMRNFAADANHAQPGNPAKLAAGIMTMVNSVNPPLRMPFGSDTVAMIEAQNASVEKELSVWRELAVSTDFSRDATAGA; this is translated from the coding sequence ATGAAAGTCTGGTTCATCACTGGTGCATCCCGCGGCTTCGGCGCGCTGATGACCAAGGAAGCGCTTGCAGCGGGCGATGCTGTCATCGCAACCGCGCGTAACCCCAAGACCATCATCGAGCAGTTCGGGGACCATCCGAACCTGCTGGCCGTCGCCCTCGACGTAACCGACGAGGCACAGGCTAAGGAGGCTGCGGCCGCCGGCGTCGCCCGCTTCGGCCGTATCGATGTTCTGGCCAATAACGCCGGGTACGGCCTGCTCGGCGCCGTCGAGGAAGCCACAGCCGAAGAGATCGAAAAGATCTATGCCACCAATGTCTTCGGTCTCCTGAAGGTGACACGCGCCGTGCTGCCCTATATGCGCCGCCAGCGTTCCGGCCATATCCTGAACTTCTCCTCGATCGGCGGCTATTTCGGCTATCCTGGCTGGGGCGTCTATAGCTCGACCAAATTCGCCGTCGAGGGGCTGTCGGAATCCATGGCCGCCGAACTCGAACCTTTCGGCATCAAGGTGACGATCGTCGAGCCCGGCTTTTTCCGCACGGACTTCCTCGCCGACACCTCGCTGGCAATAAGCCCTGCCTCCATCGCCGATTACGAAGGCACGCCGGCCGGAGAAATGCGCAATTTCGCCGCCGACGCCAACCACGCCCAGCCCGGCAACCCAGCCAAGCTCGCTGCCGGCATCATGACGATGGTCAACTCGGTCAACCCGCCGCTGCGCATGCCGTTCGGCAGCGACACGGTCGCCATGATCGAGGCGCAGAACGCGAGTGTCGAAAAGGAGCTGTCGGTCTGGCGCGAGCTTGCCGTCTCCACCGATTTTAGCAGGGACGCAACGGCTGGGGCCTGA